From the genome of Platichthys flesus chromosome 10, fPlaFle2.1, whole genome shotgun sequence:
CTGTCCCTACTCAGCGCAAACATGTCAGACATTTCAGCACCAGTATGACTGAGCTGAGGTCCCCCATTCTTTCGCTGCAGGTTCAAAATATCACTACGCAACGCCACAGGCCTGATTTGTGCTCGCCGCGATTAACTTGTTAATTTTTACTTCTGACAAAAAGGCGTTTTTCTCATTCGTACTAAAAAAAGGGAGAGCTGACGAGAGACATGGAGTATCCGCACACTGCAAGACACACATGCGTTTTTTTGCGAAGGCTGAAAGGGAATGTGTGCAGATGTGACCAAGAAATAATCACGTGGGCTGGGACTCCGACATCGGCGGCGGCAGCCCTAACTGCTCACTTCACCAGAACCCGGGGTCGGTTTTCACGTGTGAGGCAATACAattcaccggggggggggggggcggagacGTCCACTTGATTAATCCCGGCACCAACAGGTCTCCGTTGTGCAGACGCTGGGCCCGTGGCTGTGCAGCTTTCAACAGGTGGCCGCCGTGACAGACGACCGCAGGCAGGAGTACATGACTGCGTTTCAGGAGAGTCAGCACGGCTCTCCTGTGTGGAACATGCAGCGCTGGCTGGAGTGTACTGAGAACACCCAAAACAAACCCGCTTCCTGGCCCAACTGGCATCCACGCAAGGGTAGAAATAAGGGAACGTATTTATGAGCCTCTGGCGACGGTTCAGTGAGGTCAGTGCACCGATACACGTACACATTGCACACATTGAGGACAAGGAAGAGctagttgtgttttttcttgccTCACTGCTAAATCCACGACCTTATACTTCAGCTGCGTTAATGTGTGTTATCAGTTGTAGCCCGAAAACGCCATGACATTAATTAGCTTGCATGTGTTTTGACCCCGTAAGTTAGAAATCCTCCTTGTCCTctaagtgaacacacacataagaaCTCTGATGCTGATTCTCCCGTTGTTGTGACATAAATACTCGATCCGTCTTCGGGATTCCTTTGTCAGCACGGCACGATAATGCTGGTAACATTGACTGATATTGAGCTTGGCTCCTGGAGGAGGACACACTGTTCTCATAAGCCCATTAATCTTAAAAGGAACAACTGTCAGAAAACATACAGCACCCCTATCCCTGACATAAGAAAGGCCCTTCCGAGGCCTTGATTTCTGGTTTGGCGGAAAACGATATCACACCGCCCCCCAATTGAAGGCCTTGAACGTCCCCCCACGCAGAAGTTTCCATCGTGGATCTGGCATTCTTAAGCTCGGATGCAAGAGAGCAACACCACGAGGGCAATTCACGACACGCGACAGGACTCACAGTTGAAAGGGGATCATTTCAGAAATCCCcggttgttattattattacaggtGTTTTCGAGCTCTATGTCAAGAAAGTCAATTAAAAGCCACTCAAGATATAATCGGGGACACGAGGCAATTAGCGAACAGGAAAGCAGTAAAAGTCAAACGTTAATCGTAAACATTGCAGAAGAACTGTGAATTGAAAAAACCCAAGGTCAGGGTcaatttttttcagttttcgaCTCTCTGGGCTGATTTCCAAGTAGGGCGGCTTGAATCCGCAGCAGCCGGGGACGGAGTCTGAAGTGCTCCGAAAGTTATTAAGGTTCCTCCTCCTAATCGACAACAGACACAGCGCAGCGAGGCCCCGCTTACAAACAACAACCAAGCATGGGAGCGTTCAAAAAAGGAGTGTTCAATAGAGGCGAGAAAAGCTCTCTGTTATGAACTGGATGGATAGACTGGGAGCTTAAGGGCTAATGATGTAGTAATGATGATTTTTCCTTCTCTCAATATTCTATAAAGTTGACGTGATTCAGTCTCTGCTGCAGGTGTTGTGATCCATGTTctagggttagggctagggtcatgatgacatcataatgACATCATGACCCACGATGGTTTGTGTCACttgaaatgatgaaaataaactgtaacAGCACACAATGCATAATgtatgtgaaaagaaaaaaaatcctaacTTTCTGGCTCCAAGTAAAAAACAATCTGTCACCTCATCAGCATTCAGATCTATTCTGCCTGCTGCCACAGAGGGAGCTCTACCTAACACATTGCATTATAATAAAGCAATGTGCTTTTAACTGTACTTGGCGAAATTAAAAACTAAtcttttacagaataaacaacacAGGGAAACGGTTGCTCATAATGGTGTCATTCCACAGTTTGTCTAATTCAAATAGTAGTGTATGTTTATTATAGTTTATAAATAGGACATAAAGAACTgcataatgttttcattttttcaacCAAGTTTTacatatttggttgtatttgtttttattcatatcaTTTATAATAGAGTTTATGGTCTAAttgtaaaataacaacaattttCTTTGTCATCAGGGTTTGATAACGAAACCTTAGGAATCATTGTGATATTTTTTGAATATGTATATCAGATTTTATATCGACACTGGAGATGTTTCCCTCCCTAATATTGGGATCGGCCCCCAAACATCATTATCACTCGGGCTCTGATGATAACTTGGAACAAACATTGTGACATGACAAAAACTAGCAGACTGTAGTTCTGCCTCATCAGTGCTGCCAGTGActatttccttcttttttttcctcgtGGATATTTATCTGTAGGAAGTATTATACCATCATTTTTCACTTCAGTGTAATATGCATCACATTCTGACCTCTGGATCTTTATCTAAATGGTGGCAAATTGAATCCATGTCTGATAAAGACACTGGTCACACTTTGAATCTTTATTAGTCTGATAGCTGATTCTTAACATGTGTGCGCTTTCATCTTATCTTCTGCAGAGGAGGTTGTCATCTCATTGGAGTTATTGTTACTGGTTCCAGTACGACGTCACAGGTTTGATCCGAATGAGGTGCATAGTGATAAGTGCAGCTTGTTTTTCAGCCACACAGGCTACTATTGAGCATTAAATCACATTGTCCCAGTAGGAATAGCTACTGTTATACGAGAGTATATAACACGAGTGGAGGTCTTACAGTTACCTCCAGCCTGGAGGTTATACATTCATTGCCTGTCTGTTGGCaggataatgcaaaaactacttaattagattttcttgaaacttggtgaaagggtGGGGCCATGGAAGCACCCAGTAAGCTTCAGAGCAGCCTCGATCAAGTGGGGGAATCCGgggatttatttttcactttctgtaacattgcATATGATGAGTCATTTTTATCAATTTGTCAAGATATAACACAGAGACACTTCAGACATGTGTAGAGTGCTGATGTCTACGAACAGGGGCCATGTGGCGCCAACTCAGATCCAGATGTATTGATCTCAGTACATGTATATGCAATATGGTGATTAAATAGCCAATCAGCTTTGGTTTGACCTAGtttaacaactttatttatagtttGAGTGTCACATCCTTCAATTTGTTTATTGTCAAAGTCATTTGGCGCCGCAGCAAAAGAGGAGGCGGAGGGAAGATGTCcgattaaaacaaaaacaacatctttgCACCTTCTCCTGATCAGATAACACGTTTACTTCACAGGTGTCCTCATAAAGAGGTTGCATGGTGCAGATTATAATTCCTCTTATGAACCACAATCATGACTCCATAACAATGATACCCTTACAAATCATCGATGGAGCATAATGAGGATCCCCGTGCGATTTCTGCTTCTACTCATTAAAtaattcttttgtttttaagtatTAGTGAAAAAGCTAAGAGTACCAGTGTGGACTGATGCTTGATTATTGATCCTATTGGTTTACATCAATAAGAGAAAATGCTCATTCAAAGTAAAATTGTAAGCGTTTTCAATaagtgacaaacaaaccaaaacatcaTTAAGAGCTCACAGGGAGTCTCCATCTGTAAAACACACCCTAAATCCATATAATCAGGGATGATGATGAGACTCTGAATCCCAACACACACGCCTGCTGGTCACATTTTGCGTTGACAGTTTCTtgagtcacagcagcagaaagaaaacagtttGTTCTATTTTCCCAAACATGTTTCCACTTTGAATTAGAAGCAGATTGCTCCTCAACACACAACAAGTGTGTCCTGAATTCCCAAGGACGTTCAATGGCATGAATCtaaaacaaagtgaaaccaCTCATATCCGATGGAGTTGGTTTGTTGTCAGATGACGTACTATTGTAATGGGTAAATGATGGAGAAATACATGTGCATACTAACTGTAACATTTTGCCAGCCTTTATATTCTTTGAGATGTAATAACAGCATGGACGTCAAGGTAGACGGACACAAAACGCAATTCAAGTATTTacaatttcataaaaaactCAAATGAACAATACTTCCCGTCTgttgaagatttaaaaaagtataaTTATATGTCTTTTCCTCCAATAACAGTCAAAGTACAGACATAACCCTCAGGTGTCTCCCTCACTGTAACAATTAGAGCTACATGCTCGgtacatgaagacacatgagaTGTGTTCTGTGAAGGTCACAAGCTATTACCCTGCCTGGTAAAAAGCTGGCGTGTCTCACATGGCTCGGCTGCACGCCCTCATTAGGCGTGTTCCGCGGCTCAGAGTGGCTCCTGTGGCTATAAAAGAACTGAGCTTCAGCAGAACCTCGGCAGCGGGGGCACAAAGAGGCTACACATCACCACCTCCGGATCAGATAGGAGCGGACAAACCTTTTtagtagagtgtgtgtgtgtgtgcctgtgtgagtgcctgtgtgtgtgtgcatgcctgtgtgtgtgtgtgtgtgtgtgtgtgtgtttgtgtgtgtgtgtgtgtgtatgtgtgtgtgtgtgtgagtgctcgACTGAggaatctgtgtgtttctttagcCCACAGGTTGTGCTGGGTTGGCTCTGAACTGAATAAACAatgattgccccccccccccctcttttctcaTAATGAGCAACAAGGGTATAGTAGCTATAAGACAACATTTGAAACTTTAAGGTTCAATGTATAGGTTTTGTTATTACAAAAAAGGACATTCTCAAATGGGTGAAGGCCTTAATTGCTGCTCCCCACTTTTAGTTATTGCTCTGGTTTAAAACACGATACAACGTTTGCTTTTACCTGCACTGCTTTGGTACTATAATGGAAATAAAGGGTTTTTACTCATTTAGGTCCCAGTGCTCTAAATGCACACAGATCTGGACCTTGTATTAACTTCCACACCGGGCCCTGACATCACTTAACTCACAAACACCAACTCAAAACTGTAGGCACCAACCAGGCTCTTGCGATTCACCCATTTGTGAAAGGAAAATTGAATCCATGTCAACAAACATATCAACATTCAGGCTCTTTTTAAATAATGGAAAGGACACATTTATCTGGACGTGATTACTGGTTAAACTGATGACAAGGAGACTTTGTTCAAACTGCTTCAAAGTGTCATTACTGCTACTGCATAATTTACTAATTTAATATAAACAGTCCAAGAAGCCATTGATTGTACtagttacacacacagacacatgcacacacacacacacacacacacacacacacacacacacacacacacacacacacacacacaaacaaacactaatgTATTGATTtaaggtatttaaatatttgcaaCGGAATTTATGAAGAAATATCATTAACTCCACCTGAGGCATCACATAAAAATGTCTAGCAagcacacacgcatacatagacacacacacatacatacacacacgcatacatacacacacacacacatattcacacatacTGCAAGACAATACAAAAAACGAGCCTTTAAATTCTCCACAAGTCTTTAAAGACAATTCACACTTGAGGAAGTGAATCCTGTGATGACACTTAAAACCAACATCAATATTTACCGACGGGGGTCGTTGCACCTTCCGAGTGTCAGGTGTCGATCGCATGAGttaacgtgtgtttgtgtgtgtgtgtgtgtgttggtgtgcgtgtgtgtgtacgtgtgtgtgtgtgatctgagaGGTGACTTGAGGACCTCTCTATTCGTCTCAAAGTACAAACATTATCTTAAACGACTAAGCTAGCaataagaaaataacatttaaatcttTTGAAAGGGAACGTTTGCCACTGACCAAACGAAAGTTGAAAACTTTATGTTTCCCTTGCTTTAATAAAAATAAGCATCTGACCGATGAAAGCATAATTTGATATAATAATTAGATCAATAAGTAGATTTAGTATATTTTGATTGAatcttctttttaatattttaaatacaagtTAAAGTGTGTTGAGGCAGCATTACGTGAATTATTCAGATTGACCAAAAATGAATAAGTAATTCTTGCACTTGAATTAACTGTCGTCATTCTAGAAACACGGACTGATTAATATTaatgaggaagagaaaaactaaCTTGTCTCAGCATCAATATTAAACCAAAGCTGTAAGTGAATAAGACATTTAGTCCATGATCATCATTAGACCACACAGTATAAACACGATAAAAAGGCTAAATAAACGTGTCCAATGACCATAGtaattataaacatttattcagaAGTGACCTGATCAACCTGCACCTCAGggaataaagaaagaagaacGTCAGTAATTAACGGTATCACCctcttttacatttaaacagaACTACTGCtgcgtgttgtgtttgtgccgCAGTGTATTTATGTGGGCTCATATTGTGTGAATACACTTTGCATCCCGGAGAATGAGGGGAGCCGTTCCAACTATGTTGTTGTTTGGTCACACATGACGAACCCGAGGAGACGGTTGCAACGTCTCATGATGTTAGAAGAAACTATAACGGCTCAATAGTCTCTTCTAACCCCGTGgtatattcattattatttattctatatCCCCTTCATCCTGCAATACAAACATATAAAAACGCCAATATACCgtttatataaaacacattataaaaatTGTTTAGCAAAATGGGTGTGGATCCAAATAGTAAAACCAAACCACCGCTGcactcattcacacattttGGCTTCTGATGCCATTAAAACGTCTGAACGCCCGAAATCAAAATATTTCTCGGTCAAAGGAAAAATACTTCAGACTGTGCTCCTTCTTTCAATTTGAATATGTCAACCCTGCGAAGGTGAATGCAGCGGTGAGaggaaaattataaaacaattattttctcaataCAATTAATAGGCTTCATTAACAACCAATTATGCGACATAAAACTTACCGAAGTATTTTAGAGAAAGATGCATAGCGAGTGACATGGTTTGGGATATTGCGAATgcaaaatgatttaataaatataagtaAGTAACCCGTGCAAATCAGCACATTTTCTCAATCCAATTCTCGTTATTTGCAATTAAACAGTTCATCTCACGTATTGGACAAATGTTAACATGGAAACTTTACCTATACTCCAACATATAGCACGTAATTCAGAGGCGGGAGACAGCGTGCTGACCAAACCATGTAATTCCAGACTTGTCCAGATGAGGGGAGTCCTGGCAGCCATGAAGGCCACAGAGGAGAGGTACACCCACGAACGCAGGGGAGTGAGCGAGCGACAccgacagagacagagagagagagacggagggagatatgaaatatgaaatcaatGGTTCATGCTCGGCACGCATCAGATGAGATCACACCCCTCCTGCATCGACATCCTGGAACCTGCATGCAAACTGGACACATCATAGCTCTCGATGTTTGCACCATCCAACTTAAAGACGAGCTGAAAACTCCTCTGACCAAACCTGATGTTTTCCATGTGTCCCGCAGCTCCCAGGTCTGGGTGGTGGAGTGGCCGCGAGACAGAGAGGGTTGtgctggggtggtggtggtggtggtatagacagggtgtgtgtgagtgtgtgtgtgtgtgtggggggggggggtatcaggACACTGCACCTTGTTACCATTGGGTCGACTGTTAACTTTTTACAAGTGACGTTTTGCGAGCGAATAAACGATACCTTCTAAACTTGCACAGGAAACTCCGCAAAACATGCTGTGATAATGCGCGTCTCTGGAATCCAGTCGATATATGGCCCATAGTCTGGGAGCGCAGCGATCCACAGAGGTATCGATTACACGAGGCCCGTGTTTGATGCTCTCACACCGGCTTATAAAAAAATAGACTCGGGCTGCCCGTGTGCAATGTCTCCTCCTGCTATGATCGCCAAATCACTCGATAACGCGAGATCAACCACCATCGCTCAGAATCAAAATGCAGAAATATAAATCCATGTGGTTAGAATATGGTGTTATGGCGAAAGAGAAGTGtctaaaaaaaaatagtaaCTTGTGggaaattacatatttttataGGATTTGCATGGAATCTAGTTAGCCAAGATGGCACCGCGTATCTCCCACAGATCATTTTCAAAATGCCCTTTGGAAGCATGAACCATTCACTCATGCGTGTGCTTAAATTCACCGCGCTGTGCATGACTATTGGGTTTAAGTATAAGGTACACCACACGCCACAAGCTCCCCCACATCCCATGCGTAAAAATGTAATTACGCATGAATATCAAAGACCTTTGCTGCAGTGATTGGTGCAACTTATCTGTAATTACACCCTCTCACTTAATAATTCATGTTAAATGAATGCTACTCCCTGTCAGCTGTAAAGCGGCTGGGGTCTAATTTGGAGCTGAAAACATGGATAACTCTCCTGTGTCATCCCTGCGCGTATCTCCTGTGATGTATACAGTCCTCACCAGAAGTCTGCACGTTGGCTGAAAGGCGTCCCTTTCTGCCACTTCCCCCTATGCAAAAATATCTCAAGGAGGCAGCACGGCTCCAACCGGATGGGGTTTGCATTGGCTGACAGCTGTTTCCAGCGCAGGACGACCAATGACACCGAGGCACGGGCTCCGCGTATAACAGCGAAGATTGACGCGTCAAATTAATTCCAGCAAACTCCCGGACTCCCCGGGACAACTTCAATTTGCTTTTATCGGATGAAGATCACTTCAGCGCCGCTGTGTACCTCTTACTTGctttcaaaaagaaaaccagaagGGGGCTACGCTGCAGTGGGAAGAGATTTCTGGAGGTCTCGTGTTCCTCCTCTGGGGCTCACACCACAAGTTCCCCTTCCTTCTCCGCCGTCTCTCGGACGCATTCTGCCTTTTGAAGGGGCACCTACATTCCCCCAGCATCTCGAATCATATTGACAAATGGGTAAGCCCGGGTTTCATCTGCATGCTTCAGAGGCAGGGGGGGTTATGGAAGCGTATCCAGACTCGGTGTCTCTGCGTAAAAACAGAAATCTGCGTTTagtgtttccttttcttcacaGTTCACATTGTGTGCAAATCTTTCGGCGACAGCTTGTCAAGTTTATCTCGTGATGGAGTTTTTTCCTTAGCAGGTACTGATGTCTGTGTAAATCTTTAAATCTTATGGAAACGCAAACAATTATCTTATGTACAGCGTTTCTTTGAAGAGCTCCCGGTGTGTGTTCCTCAAGCTCGCCATtttagtgttgtttttaaatacgtAGGAATGGTGGAGGGTAAACCCAGCCACACACACTTTTGTAACAGTTGCTATGATGTGTATAGGCTGGCACGTGTTtaacaactaaaaacacacaatttaagtTGCAATTTAAAGTTGGCCTGAGTCAAACTGGTGCAGGCTGAGCACATTGTGGCTTCCTTTGTCTATTTTGTTGCTTATTGAAAATATATGTGTTGGCAGGTCACGAGTGCATGGACgatttttatatgtatttatttcagtcatttgtgcattcatttgaaatatctgtcctcctgcagagcaAACCTATGGTGAGGTGAACCAGTTGGGCGGCGTGTTCGTCAATGGACGACCCCTGCCCAACGCCATACGGTTGAGAATCGTGGAGCTGGCTCAGCTCGGGATCAGGCCCTGCGACATCAGCAGGCAGCTCCGAGTCTCGCACGGCTGCGTGAGCAAGATTTTGGCGAGATACAACGAGACGGGCTCCATCTTGCCCGGTGCCATCGGCGGGAGCAAACCGCGGGTCACGACGCCTAACGTGGTGAAGAATATCAGGGAATACAAACAAAGCGACCCCGGGATCTTTGCGTGGGAGATCCGGGACAGGCTTTTGGCGGACGGAGTTTGTGACAAGTACAATGTCCCGTCGGTGAGTTCGATCAGCAGGATTTTACGCAACAAGATTGGGAATCTCTCACAGCCCAACCAGTACGAGGGCGGCAAGCAAGCGTCCGCGCAGGCTGGCCTCTCGTACAACCACATCTACCCCTATTCCTACCCCAACACCATGTCGCCAAAGATGAGCGGCCCTGCTGGAGTACCGGTGACGGCCGGGCATATGAGCTTATCGAGGGCCTGGCCTTCTGCGCACACCGTCAGCAACATCCTCGGCATACGAGCCTTCATGGATTCCACAGGTGAGGAAACCAAAGCCAGTATGTGCTCTGGGAGAAAATCTCAGGCCTCTGCGCCTCTGTGCCAAACATCTAAACCCGCAGCTCCCGAAGTTTTCAATTTAGGTCTGAATAAATCCTTGCAGCTGGTTATTACTGTCCTATTCTTCATGACGAATTTCACTCCACACACCGTCGCCTGGCTCCAGGAACAACAATATGTCCATTGGATGTAATACAGGCTTTCGTTTCAGTATTTAGCCACAAGGCATTAGGCCACTGTCAATGGGCCTTTTCATGGGATGAAGCGTCAGCAAACACCTTGCTCACCTGCTATATCCCTCTAATCCTTCAGCTACTTTCTACAGCCACTTTCTCTTTGCCTTTCTGATCCTTTACATGCTGTTTTTTATCAGGTGTGTACACTAGTGTAGTCACTGTTAAGTCGCCATGGACCATTGCATTTTTGAAGGCCCAGTGTATTTTATTATACAAATTCTACGTGTAATCATTAACTAATATgtaacaaaataatatatatttatcctTATTTAAATAGGTCGACAGTGTAATCTTATAATTGTGTAGGTATTGCTTACATTCCACTTTTTTCACGCAAACATGTGACAAAAAAATGCGAGGTTATAGGACATAATAATCctgtaaaagtataaatataaatcattaaatgaactagaaatatataatagataTTAAGTTTTAAGTAATGTTGTTTGCTTTCAACTTATTTTCTCTTCATGAAGTTAAATCTCAGGCATAATTTTATAATTCACAAGTATTACACGCAATTACGCACGTAGATAATTGTAATAATTTGaacaataaattatatattaaatatgatatttgCTTTCGTTAACCATAacataatgttttaaaaatgcaatGTGTTTAATAGCTCAGGGGATCAATGcctattcatttaaaaataggtaaattgtttatcatttattatCAATTTAAAAAGAGGCAGCAAAACGTGTGTTTTTCCCCCACGTTTTATCAATTGGACGTTTTATACATGTTTGACACGGAGTTACTGTTTCTGAATCAGCCATGGCTGGGGCGGAGGGATATCCACCGAAAATGGAGGAGTGGAACAGAGCAGCTTTCCCAGCAGCTCACACGGTCAACGGGATCGACAAATCCGCCATTGACGCCGACATAAAATACGctcaggtaaaaataaaaatggataaTGATAATACAACTTTGAACGTTTGTTTTGCCTGCAACTCTTCTATTGCTGTGTCCACGCCATTTTCTCTGCTTGCTTGGAAACGGTCCAAATGTTTTGTGCCAAAGTGGGCTGAGGCCTGGAGTCAATAATTGCTCTCGTGGCAGACCTGTGAAAAGTTTCCATATCAGAGACCCTCATTCAGAAGTCACGTCAGATGatatttatttctatatatacCGTAATTAGTC
Proteins encoded in this window:
- the pax1a gene encoding paired box protein Pax-1a isoform X1, giving the protein MEQTYGEVNQLGGVFVNGRPLPNAIRLRIVELAQLGIRPCDISRQLRVSHGCVSKILARYNETGSILPGAIGGSKPRVTTPNVVKNIREYKQSDPGIFAWEIRDRLLADGVCDKYNVPSVSSISRILRNKIGNLSQPNQYEGGKQASAQAGLSYNHIYPYSYPNTMSPKMSGPAGVPVTAGHMSLSRAWPSAHTVSNILGIRAFMDSTAMAGAEGYPPKMEEWNRAAFPAAHTVNGIDKSAIDADIKYAQPSSALSGYVSACAYSPTNQYGVYSGSTGGYVAAGHHHWQQQSQALSHPGGGMGMHAGEIHSSMAFKHHHAREGDRKPSSPLSKQQQQQQQQQQQQQQQQQQHGDMNSVHGLSLPTSSS
- the pax1a gene encoding paired box protein Pax-1a isoform X2; the protein is MEQTYGEVNQLGGVFVNGRPLPNAIRLRIVELAQLGIRPCDISRQLRVSHGCVSKILARYNETGSILPGAIGGSKPRVTTPNVVKNIREYKQSDPGIFAWEIRDRLLADGVCDKYNVPSVSSISRILRNKIGNLSQPNQYEGGKQASAQAGLSYNHIYPYSYPNTMSPKMSGPAGVPVTAGHMSLSRAWPSAHTVSNILGIRAFMDSTAMAGAEGYPPKMEEWNRAAFPAAHTVNGIDKSAIDADIKYAQPSSALSGYVSACAYSPTNQYGVYSGSTGGYVAAGHHHWQQQSQALSHPGGGMGMHAGEIHSSMAFKHHHAREEQD